The Prunus dulcis chromosome 5, ALMONDv2, whole genome shotgun sequence genomic sequence TGCGAACTCGTATGAACAATTACTTATGAATTACAGATGAGCAAAAGGAGTTGAGTAACAGGAAGTTTGTAAGCATGACGGGGCTACTGCAAGCTATTTTTCGTCTTGAAAATTCTTAAGACTCGTGATCCTAATCCTCATATCTGATAAAATGCCGATTCTAGAGATCTTTTAATTTGCTACAACTCTTAACATTTTCGGCCAAAACTGAAGACCAACAAAACGTGAAATTTTAAGCTCTCATATACTAATTCCAAAAACCAATATTGTGACTTCCAAGACATCAGCTAGTTGGACTCCAACCATCCGTGCATTCTCATCACCTGTTCATCATCATCCCGTGGCGATATACAAACATAATAGAATTGTACTGCCAACTTTATTATGCAAACCCTACATTTTGTCATGCTCTGTGGGGTTCAGACTTCAGAGAACAAATTTATCTGAAGAATTCCTAAAAATCTTGTGCTGAAAACAACTATCCACTTTGTTCCTCAGTGGGGATCAATATCTCAGAACAGATAAAATTGGATTACATTTCCCAACCCCTTTACAACTGCATCCATTTTTCCATTAGATGCAGTAACTGACATATCATTAATCCTCAAGCAACTGCAGAATGGACAGTAATATCTGATCCTCAAGGCTCAATGTAGAAGCTATCTTCCACATTATTGTTTTATAGTATCAAAAGTCTTAAATATATGTGAGGTATAGAAGTTTAAAAAGCATATACTTGATACATCTAAGATTTACTATTTATTTGCACATGACTAATTTTCTAAGGAATTCAAAGCTTCGAAGAGGATACTGCTGGTGTCATTTGACATCTGGAGTCCTTCAAAAGTTGGATTAAAAGGTGTCACAAGTCTTAAAACACAGCTATTGATTTGAACTCATGTAAACCTTAACATCTCAAGTATTTTCCACTTAATATGACTATTGCAGAGTGAAATTTCATAACATTTTAAACCAGTTTTAATTGTTCCAATAAACCTACAGCAAAGCTTATATGTTTAAACATCACAGATTCATGACCTtcaaaacttttttaaaaacagtcCAGTTATGATTTCAAAATCCTCCTCTGACTTCTGCAACTAAGGCTGTATATgtgaacaacaacaaaagaaaggaaCTAAAAGGAAGACACTAGCATGTCAGTGCAAGCCCTACAAAAGGCAACCAATATATACTTAATTCACAAAAGCTGCAAATAATTACTACCTTTTACTCTTTGTTCATAAGCAGAACGATCACGCATCATTAAAGCAGCTGCCTCTCCATTCAATGGATCCGATGGGTTGGGATATAAAAGAAGTTGGGGCAGAAACACTTCAAACACATTAACCAGGTCTGGAAAAAAGTTAAGAAATAATAGAGGTAAATCCTTGTCTCCTCCAGGTAGCAGCACTAGTTATAAAGAAAACTACAAAGTATAATTGAAAGTAAAGTATCCGGGTCTCCATATAAACCATATCATTTTACATGCACAAGAAAGCGTGTATAGGCCTACCAAACATGGGGCTCCAAGTTTGGTTGATAACATCTAAACAAACTGATCCAGACCTGGAACTCAAAAAATCACCATTAGCCAGACTTAAGTACAAAGCCTTGCACAATATTCAAGTTTTACAAACTATTCTATAATAAAGTAAAATACAACTCAAACAAAGCCAAAGTACGAAATTTTCAGCATCTTCCAACTCACATTTCATCAACATTTGGGTGGTAAATTTTGTTGACAAAGCCAACAGATGGAGATTTGTAAGGATAAGCATCTGGTAGCTCCACCCTTATCCTCCAGACACCTCCCTGATACGGACCTGCCACATTGCATccaaaaaaggggaaaaaagaaaagaaaaggcccACCTTTCATTCAATTTCCATATTACTCGAAAGCAAAGTATGTAAAAACTTCATCCTGTAGAAGAAAACcagaaaacaagaaacttgCAGCCCATTTATGCACAAGCAGTAGAGAGAAGTCTAAGTTAAAACTCTAAAATCACATCCTAATCTAAATTGGAATTCAGATATTTAAACAAGCATCAGTAGCCAGATCAGTTCATTCAGAAAAATTAAGTAAATTCCCACAACTAAATCAATCCCAAACTTTttatccccaaaaaaaatatcaaaccaAAACCACGGTTAAATGAAATAGTTCAGACTTCAGAGAGGAGACTATTTATGTGGTCAGTAGCTGGTAACTATAATTCTATCTAAAACATTATAAATCTGAAACCCAATCACATGATCAACATAAACAAACACAGCTTTAAGACATAACATGGATAGAACCCACCAGAGATGAcatcaaaacaataaacaaaaaaggggGAATATCATATATGGGTTCGGATGATTTACTCTCTTTGGGTCCATTGAAATCCACATAAAACTCTTGCATGCCGTCATTGATCATCTCCACCTTGTAATCACTCATCATCCTAGTTCATACCAACCAAAACCaaagacaagaaaaacaaaactttaaTTACAACAagtaaaaaactaaaactaaacaacaaaaaagcaTATTTGAGAAAATATACAGTTTCATCAAATCCATCTCACGGCGTTTGCTTGGCGAAGacatttttttgggtatgggAAATGGGTGAGAGAGGCTGAGAGAGATGTTCTGTGTTTCTTCACAAATAAATTCAGACAGAGTGAAAGAAAAAGTGAAGTATATATGTTATACATGTGCTCAGAAAAGTCGGCAACTCTGCAGTAATAAATGGTCCAGTAAATTTCTGCAGTCATTGTTAGATCTCCCAAGGTAGAACCTACATTACAATATACATGATACGGGATACCACCGTTACGGTATCTCACGTCTATCAATGTGTGATTAATTTGAAATATCATCAGCTTACGTGCAAGTTTTTCTACCACCATAGATTTTCTGAATTGTTAAGtaaaaagggagagagagagagagagagagagagagaatttctTGGTTATATGGTAATTTCCTCTTTTGATAAAGTAGTTAAATGGTACGTAcaaccttttttcttttggtcaaATGGTACATACAACTTTTGTTGCTGCTAAATATGGTAAGTCAAGGATGGATCCCAAAATGGTAGAGCCCACTACTTAATTGATTGAAGAACATCATGATGAAAATACTGTGGAAAGGCATCATTACACATTCACAGGAAGCCAAAAAACTTTGCCTATAAGTGGACTTCCTCCCTTCATTGTAACTGATAGAGAACAAACATTCAATGAAGAGATCAGTTTCTATACTTTCTCTATATCTCAATTCCCTCCCTACAATTTTCTTTAgatttataacacgttatcagcacgaataTCTCCAAAATACCTGCTGAGTTCTTCTAATCAACACCAGTACAGACCACCTTGCAAAAACTCAAGCAGAGGCTTGGTgggattttcttttgttttcctagATAACCCACTTCACAAATTCAAGAACCAGA encodes the following:
- the LOC117628801 gene encoding ubiquitin-conjugating enzyme E2 4; the encoded protein is MSSPSKRREMDLMKLMMSDYKVEMINDGMQEFYVDFNGPKESPYQGGVWRIRVELPDAYPYKSPSVGFVNKIYHPNVDEMSGSVCLDVINQTWSPMFDLVNVFEVFLPQLLLYPNPSDPLNGEAAALMMRDRSAYEQRVKEYCEKYAKPEDIGGAPEEKSSDDEDLSEDEYDSSDDAVAGQADP